DNA from Quercus lobata isolate SW786 chromosome 1, ValleyOak3.0 Primary Assembly, whole genome shotgun sequence:
acTATCTTTAAGAACTAACAGTTTCTGATTGACTAAATTGCACACCCAGTTCCTAATTCCCTAAGCCAATATTTCAGAGACTGCATACAGCTAATAGACTAATTacactttcttttttatgaatgaCTAATTTTTACAccctttttttatgaatgaCTTAATATTACACTCTTGGCCCTATTTCGTTGGGTATAAAACGAAAAGAAATAGAtacataaaattgataaaaatcccAAAGTTGTGACCTATATCTCGACTAattgatgtcattttttttttactatgaacTAAGACTCAGTTCTCCACAGCTCAAGTGTGCTACTAGATATTCATTCTACCAACAAAACATTCACATATACGTAACACGCTTCACTTCGCCAAGCAATAACCAATTTACAAACTAAAACAACACTTTAATTCAAAACAGTAACCAAAATAATAAGAGGAATATTGAAGAACGCAACAATTAAGAAAAAGCTATCCGATTTCATTTCTACCATAGACATAATTTGGATCGAGAAGATCCATATTGTTCACATACAGAACAGATTCATAAACCACAtattcaaaaaccaaaagaagaagcattCATTCATCTAcgaaaccctaaccctaaccctagccAAATAAACACATTCAAATTCCATAAATCACAAGCAACCACCACACTTCAAGAGCTAGTAAACTTAGTCACCGCCTTGGTCCCCTCAGACACGGCGTGCTTAGCGAGCTCACCGGGCAAGACCAAGCGAACCGCGGTCTGGATCTCCCGAGAAGTAATGGTTGGCTTCTTGTTGTAGCGAGCCAATCGGGAAGCCTCCTGAGCGAGCTTCTCGAAGATATCATTGATGAAGCTGTTCATGATCCCCATGGCCTTGCTGGAGATACCGATGTCTGGGTGAACTTGCTTCAAGACCTTGAAGATGTAGATCTTGTAAGTCTCCACGCTCTTCTTCAcgcgcttcttcttcttgtctcCGGCGCCAGCTCCGCCTTCCTTGGGGAGCTTCTTCCCGGCCTTCGGCTTCTTCTCCGCCGGAGCCTTCTCGGCGACGGTTGATTTCTTCTCCTCTGCCGGCTTCTTCTCGGCGGGCTTTTTCTCAGCTTTGGGAGCCATTGGGAATTTCTTGGAAAGTGAAAGGGGTAAAGAGGAACAGAGAATAAAAGGACTTTTGATTGAGTATTGAAGAAGCGGTGTGAgatattttttgtgtgtggggGAATGAAGGCTGTGAAGGGTTTATATAGAAAAGAGAGTTTGATTTCTATTGGATAATGGGGTCTTCACGCGGATCGGTGACGTGGAATGTGTTTTGCGCCGTTAGATTGTTTGAGAATTGACGGATGTGGCGCGTTATAGAATGCGGAGTTTGGGGTAGTGACGTCGTTTTTGGTGTGGATCGATGACTTGGATTATTTATGACCGTTGGATGGAGGACTGGAGAATTGACGGCTGAGATGATTATTTTAATTTCGTGACTTGTTTTTGGTCGCGCGGGCACATCTTTGGTTTTTGGAATTTGGAGTTTGGGTTTTGGACTAGCGCGGTAACCTTTGAAAATTAGCAAGcgccttttttttccttcatttttcaGTTTCCACCAATAAGCAAAATTAGCTTTAAGAACTttgagtttctcaaaaaaaaaagctttaagaactttgaactttgaactttgaaattatCCGAGAggcatttttgga
Protein-coding regions in this window:
- the LOC115987630 gene encoding histone H2B, producing the protein MAPKAEKKPAEKKPAEEKKSTVAEKAPAEKKPKAGKKLPKEGGAGAGDKKKKRVKKSVETYKIYIFKVLKQVHPDIGISSKAMGIMNSFINDIFEKLAQEASRLARYNKKPTITSREIQTAVRLVLPGELAKHAVSEGTKAVTKFTSS